A genomic window from Bradyrhizobium sp. SK17 includes:
- a CDS encoding integrase, translated as MLLQADPTHDVDPPQKVSAESLWSDPQWHLDGLRSDLRRSQLQIDWDFELPDGSRFTDPCWGRWLEDARIFLWSLRLDPPPGRRHARARTLVAAAVKLRILIRWMAGQAMRSFGDLDRDAAARFMHDIAGRRRHNGALIRPGTRHDYANLLLALYQQRRKLACPPPEHPFDEDRVGAHSGFSRHTVQRLPFTPDAIAVPLVSAAIRLIGQPADDVIALRDQAVPFRMDDQSRSFFVHRQAVRALVSSFRFSTIEGENVPWHPPLTRTRHLRGLINRIQEACFVTIAYLVGARASEILTLNAHCVEEHPSADKTEAFAYLRGRIFKTAGNDAGVPHLWPAPPPVLRAVDVLRRLSEPLRAQSGRLDLWLSIAGNGIIDRRVPEVPTGSSLVIRLNERFAAFIDMPLNDDGTPWRLTTHQGRKTFARFVGKRDRTGLHALQHHFGHVTRIMTDSAYVGTDFDLGELVDAQTLDETRSALEELLTASRLGGKAGRMLSSRSRFRGRTRDGELAGYVDFLIEESGMRLGVCDWGYCVYRVESAACMGDERGPNPLWRTESTCMSCANFAVTERHRPVWQARLDRNIALVADDRLDASSIALARTRIAECERVLSDLSATGGAHAEDDGRKPT; from the coding sequence ATGCTGCTCCAAGCTGATCCCACGCATGACGTTGATCCGCCGCAGAAGGTTTCGGCAGAGTCGCTATGGTCGGACCCGCAATGGCATCTCGATGGCCTGCGATCCGACCTGCGGAGATCGCAGCTCCAGATCGATTGGGATTTCGAACTGCCAGACGGCAGCCGCTTCACAGACCCATGTTGGGGCCGCTGGCTGGAAGATGCGCGCATCTTTTTGTGGTCGCTTCGCCTCGATCCGCCGCCAGGCAGGCGGCACGCCCGCGCGAGAACCCTTGTTGCCGCGGCCGTCAAGCTCCGCATCCTGATCCGATGGATGGCTGGCCAAGCAATGCGCAGCTTCGGCGACCTCGATCGCGATGCCGCCGCCCGGTTCATGCACGACATTGCCGGGCGACGAAGACACAATGGCGCGCTGATCAGACCTGGGACCCGTCACGACTACGCCAACCTTTTGCTCGCCCTCTACCAGCAACGGCGCAAGCTCGCATGCCCACCACCAGAGCACCCGTTCGACGAAGACCGCGTAGGCGCTCATTCCGGATTCAGCCGCCATACCGTGCAGCGCCTGCCATTCACGCCCGATGCCATCGCCGTGCCGCTCGTCTCGGCCGCGATCCGACTCATCGGACAGCCGGCCGATGACGTGATCGCACTACGCGACCAGGCCGTGCCGTTTCGCATGGATGATCAAAGTCGCTCCTTCTTCGTTCACCGGCAGGCCGTCCGGGCACTCGTGTCTTCATTTCGGTTTTCCACGATCGAGGGCGAGAACGTGCCCTGGCATCCGCCGTTGACGCGAACGAGGCACCTGCGCGGGCTGATCAATCGCATCCAGGAAGCTTGCTTCGTCACCATTGCCTATCTGGTCGGCGCAAGAGCCTCGGAGATTCTGACGCTCAATGCTCACTGCGTCGAGGAGCATCCGTCCGCAGATAAGACGGAAGCCTTTGCTTATCTCCGCGGCCGGATATTCAAGACCGCCGGCAACGATGCCGGCGTGCCGCACCTCTGGCCAGCGCCGCCGCCCGTTCTGCGTGCCGTCGACGTCTTGCGCCGTCTCTCAGAACCCTTGCGCGCTCAGAGCGGCCGGTTGGACCTGTGGCTCTCCATCGCCGGGAACGGCATCATCGATCGCCGCGTGCCGGAGGTCCCAACGGGCAGTTCTCTCGTTATCCGTCTGAACGAGAGATTTGCGGCTTTCATCGACATGCCGCTCAACGACGATGGAACGCCTTGGCGTCTGACCACGCACCAAGGCCGTAAGACCTTTGCCCGCTTCGTCGGCAAGCGCGACCGCACCGGCCTTCATGCCTTGCAGCATCATTTCGGGCATGTGACCCGCATTATGACCGACAGCGCCTATGTCGGAACAGATTTTGATCTCGGCGAACTCGTCGATGCGCAAACACTCGACGAGACGCGATCTGCGCTCGAGGAGTTGCTCACCGCGTCGCGTCTTGGCGGCAAGGCGGGGCGCATGCTGTCGTCGCGGTCGCGCTTCCGCGGCCGGACCCGCGACGGCGAACTCGCCGGCTATGTCGATTTCCTCATCGAGGAGAGCGGCATGCGGCTCGGCGTCTGCGACTGGGGGTATTGTGTCTATCGCGTCGAGTCCGCCGCTTGCATGGGGGACGAACGCGGTCCGAACCCGCTGTGGCGCACCGAGAGCACCTGCATGAGCTGCGCTAACTTCGCAGTCACTGAGCGGCACCGCCCGGTCTGGCAAGCGCGCCTTGATCGCAACATCGCTTTGGTCGCCGACGATCGACTCGATGCATCGAGCATCGCTCTCGCCAGAACGCGCATTGCCGAGTGCGAGCGTGTCCTTTCCGATCTTTCCGCTACAGGAGGAGCCCATGCCGAAGATGACGGCCGCAAACCCACTTGA
- a CDS encoding site-specific integrase, whose product MPTRSPRAWPIFTASWCLMAARKRKSINRRITVAAPDNAATDLITDKVIFTDAGGRPIQRFDPEQLSGLPADLRGLMVQAFREHGVGQRPTTRRTTWAAILRFARYVVDDETIKTAADVDTAALGRYVLWLKAQSTSRAPRGAHATAFNTFRPLLAWCQRNRPGTLARDLEIPWNPFPGRRMHQQPRRRLPSDQIKAILSACYEEIDEVWARFQHGQDVIRRTELPPKILRGQGLDRWIWRISRIEDGRMPDRAVLEEHGIKSATLVKSWGGYRTITQYFHITTDTLVPFFLAIAIQTAANPDPLRHIRRDCLIPHPLDEHRVIIDWNKAKTNARLQKAQRRSFDRRRRYAAPNLIAMMLALTEPLVADASPMQQDRLFLTRSIYTESTRHSLRSRTEVVEHSVLRRAILRFTKRANHRIDEWNAAHPDSTRSRIAGFAPALFRGTVATEHYRASGGDILVAQSILNHANAATTETYLKSEETTRLQRQTIARLQDLMIAWVRGDKPIGAPLRLGQRRGTASFAHDCLAPVIPGRDGAERLCPHFGGCLACPGLVIPIDPEHLARILAAIDRFEQARNRLDPQRWNLLYAPSWRILTQDILPDFPAAMHEAARALANDMPALPELE is encoded by the coding sequence ATGCCGACACGCTCGCCGAGAGCCTGGCCTATCTTTACGGCGAGTTGGTGCCTCATGGCCGCGCGTAAAAGGAAGTCGATCAATCGGCGCATCACGGTTGCGGCGCCGGACAATGCGGCAACTGACCTCATCACCGATAAGGTCATATTCACCGATGCCGGAGGTCGGCCAATCCAACGGTTCGACCCCGAGCAGCTTTCCGGCCTGCCTGCCGACCTGCGCGGGCTCATGGTCCAGGCTTTCCGAGAGCATGGCGTCGGCCAAAGGCCCACGACCCGCCGAACGACCTGGGCAGCGATCCTCCGCTTTGCCCGCTACGTTGTCGACGATGAGACGATTAAGACGGCGGCTGATGTCGATACCGCCGCGCTCGGCCGCTACGTGCTCTGGCTCAAGGCGCAGTCGACCTCCCGCGCGCCGCGCGGTGCGCATGCCACGGCCTTCAATACATTTCGGCCGCTCCTCGCATGGTGCCAGCGCAATCGACCTGGAACGCTCGCACGCGATCTTGAGATTCCCTGGAATCCCTTTCCCGGCAGGCGAATGCATCAGCAACCGCGCCGGCGGCTGCCGTCCGATCAGATCAAGGCGATCCTCAGCGCCTGCTACGAGGAGATCGACGAGGTCTGGGCCCGGTTTCAACATGGGCAGGATGTCATCCGGCGCACCGAGCTTCCGCCCAAGATACTGCGCGGTCAGGGGCTCGATCGATGGATTTGGCGGATCAGCCGCATCGAGGACGGTCGCATGCCCGACAGGGCTGTTCTCGAAGAACACGGGATCAAGTCCGCCACGCTCGTCAAGTCTTGGGGCGGCTATCGCACCATCACGCAGTATTTTCACATCACTACCGATACGCTCGTTCCGTTCTTTCTGGCGATCGCCATCCAGACCGCCGCCAATCCCGATCCGCTGCGTCATATCCGTCGCGACTGTCTCATCCCGCATCCGCTCGACGAGCATCGCGTGATCATCGACTGGAACAAGGCCAAGACCAATGCGCGTCTCCAGAAGGCGCAGCGCCGCTCGTTCGATCGGCGTCGACGATACGCCGCGCCGAACCTGATCGCGATGATGCTGGCCCTGACTGAACCGCTTGTTGCAGATGCTTCGCCCATGCAGCAGGATCGGCTATTTCTGACGCGCAGCATCTATACCGAGTCCACCCGCCATTCGCTTCGTAGCCGCACGGAGGTGGTCGAGCATTCCGTCCTCAGGCGCGCTATCCTCCGATTCACGAAGCGCGCCAACCATCGCATCGATGAGTGGAACGCGGCACATCCCGACAGCACGCGTTCCCGGATCGCCGGCTTTGCGCCCGCTTTGTTTCGCGGCACTGTCGCAACCGAACACTATCGCGCCTCCGGCGGCGATATTCTCGTGGCCCAATCGATCCTCAATCACGCCAACGCCGCGACGACCGAGACGTATCTCAAGAGCGAGGAGACGACACGCTTACAGCGCCAGACGATCGCTCGCTTGCAAGACCTGATGATCGCATGGGTGCGCGGGGACAAGCCTATAGGCGCGCCGTTGCGGCTTGGCCAACGTCGTGGCACCGCTTCCTTCGCCCATGATTGTCTCGCGCCGGTCATTCCTGGTCGAGATGGCGCCGAGCGCCTGTGCCCGCATTTTGGCGGATGCCTTGCGTGTCCCGGTCTCGTGATCCCGATCGACCCTGAACATCTGGCGCGTATCCTCGCCGCCATCGATCGGTTCGAACAAGCCCGCAACCGGCTCGACCCCCAACGGTGGAATCTCCTCTACGCGCCGTCGTGGCGGATTCTCACCCAGGACATCCTTCCGGATTTCCCGGCTGCGATGCATGAGGCCGCGCGTGCGCTTGCCAACGACATGCCCGCCCTGCCGGAGCTGGAGTAA
- a CDS encoding tyrosine-type recombinase/integrase: protein MVSIVRAVPGVEGIPAGFPILLDAQMSIVEPAFGYLIELATIPGRSHAMETLRTYSEHLHDWFDSLEQSELDWRLADEGTIAGYRNRMLATPSPHTGRPYARSTVNDRIRTVCRFYTWAHRRGLIEALPFDYVEVSLRSVRRQGMLAHLHHRPATVMANTLTVSEVERLPRPLRVDQLQSLFQHLSSPYDLIAEWALATGMRRKELCGLQLHQVPDVAHVDIDVDPLVGMPLTVTKGDRPRTVYPPLRLIDRTHWYAGEQRAALVKLRRRTRPGYRPSSALFLNSNGDPVSRARFSAAFSTAFQAAGLTGSGHWLRHTFAMTMLVRLQKQAATTPDLNPLKIVQVLLGHASIQSTAIYLRCVELHADTLAESLAYLYGELVPHGRA, encoded by the coding sequence ATGGTTTCGATTGTACGGGCAGTGCCCGGTGTTGAAGGGATTCCGGCAGGCTTCCCCATCTTGCTCGACGCGCAGATGTCGATTGTCGAACCTGCCTTCGGCTACCTGATCGAACTCGCCACCATTCCCGGCCGCTCGCATGCGATGGAGACGCTGAGGACGTATAGCGAGCACCTGCATGACTGGTTCGACAGCCTGGAGCAGAGCGAGCTGGACTGGCGCCTCGCCGATGAGGGAACGATCGCCGGCTACCGGAATCGGATGCTGGCAACGCCGAGCCCTCATACCGGGCGACCTTATGCCCGGTCCACCGTGAACGATCGTATCCGGACGGTCTGCCGCTTTTATACATGGGCGCATCGACGCGGTCTGATCGAAGCATTGCCCTTCGACTACGTTGAGGTGTCGCTCCGCTCAGTGCGTCGTCAGGGCATGCTGGCGCATTTGCATCATCGGCCTGCGACCGTGATGGCGAACACTCTGACGGTTTCGGAGGTTGAACGTCTGCCGCGACCGCTGCGCGTCGATCAACTCCAATCGCTTTTTCAGCATCTTTCGTCGCCCTATGACCTGATCGCCGAATGGGCTTTGGCCACGGGCATGCGCCGCAAGGAACTATGCGGCTTGCAGCTCCATCAGGTGCCGGATGTTGCTCACGTGGACATCGACGTGGACCCACTCGTCGGAATGCCGCTGACCGTGACCAAGGGCGACCGGCCGCGCACCGTCTATCCGCCGCTGCGGCTGATCGACCGAACCCACTGGTATGCAGGAGAACAGCGTGCGGCGCTGGTGAAGCTCCGACGCAGAACCCGCCCCGGTTATCGGCCGTCATCAGCGCTGTTCCTCAACAGCAACGGCGATCCCGTGTCGAGAGCGAGGTTCTCCGCTGCGTTCAGCACGGCCTTTCAGGCGGCAGGGCTGACAGGATCGGGCCATTGGTTGCGCCATACATTTGCGATGACCATGCTCGTGCGCCTGCAGAAGCAGGCGGCGACAACACCAGATCTCAATCCGCTGAAGATTGTGCAGGTCCTGCTCGGACACGCCTCGATTCAGTCAACGGCAATCTATCTGCGCTGCGTCGAACTTCATGCCGACACGCTCGCCGAGAGCCTGGCCTATCTTTACGGCGAGTTGGTGCCTCATGGCCGCGCGTAA
- a CDS encoding IS110 family transposase, translating to MSLTIGLDIAKHIFQVHAVNDSGEPVVRRKLRRSEVLAFFAKLEPGVIGIEACGTAHYWGRALSELGHEVKLMAPHYVKPYVKRSKTDAADAEAICEAVERPTMRFVPIKTTEQQAIQMVHRARSMLVRQRTMLVNAIRSHLAEFGLVTGLGLAKTAALVAEVLKAGEDECPIPEVARTVVRCLTQQVGLLDKQIRRLDVELLAWHRSNAASKLLASIPGVGIVTATAIAATVPDPAYFESGRAFAAWLGLTPRANSSGGKDRLGRITKMGSQYIRTLLVVGATAVVRSARIKDGSWLSEWARSLLEKKPARLVTVALANKMARVAWAVLTRGQQFRPSLVAAG from the coding sequence ATGTCGCTGACAATCGGACTGGATATCGCGAAACACATCTTTCAAGTTCACGCAGTCAACGATTCTGGTGAGCCTGTCGTCCGTCGCAAATTGCGGCGGTCCGAAGTGCTGGCTTTCTTTGCGAAGCTCGAACCGGGCGTGATCGGAATTGAAGCCTGCGGTACGGCGCATTATTGGGGGCGAGCACTCAGCGAGCTTGGCCATGAGGTCAAACTCATGGCACCCCACTACGTGAAGCCATACGTCAAGCGCAGCAAGACCGACGCGGCGGACGCCGAAGCAATTTGCGAGGCGGTAGAACGACCAACTATGCGGTTTGTGCCGATCAAGACGACAGAACAGCAAGCCATCCAAATGGTTCATCGCGCGCGATCGATGCTCGTGCGCCAGCGTACCATGTTGGTCAACGCCATCCGCTCGCATCTCGCCGAATTCGGCCTCGTGACAGGACTTGGTCTGGCCAAGACAGCAGCCCTGGTGGCAGAAGTGCTCAAGGCCGGCGAGGATGAATGTCCGATCCCAGAGGTCGCGCGAACGGTCGTCCGCTGTCTGACGCAACAGGTCGGCCTGCTCGACAAGCAGATCCGCCGGCTCGATGTCGAACTCCTCGCTTGGCATCGCAGCAACGCCGCAAGCAAGCTGTTGGCGAGCATTCCTGGCGTCGGCATCGTGACGGCGACCGCGATCGCTGCGACCGTGCCCGATCCGGCTTACTTCGAATCGGGGCGAGCCTTCGCCGCCTGGCTCGGACTTACGCCCAGAGCAAATTCCTCTGGCGGCAAGGATCGGCTCGGCCGGATCACCAAGATGGGCAGCCAATATATACGCACACTGCTGGTCGTCGGCGCCACCGCAGTCGTCAGGTCCGCCCGCATCAAGGATGGAAGTTGGCTCTCGGAGTGGGCGCGATCGCTGCTCGAGAAGAAGCCCGCACGTCTTGTGACCGTGGCTTTGGCCAACAAGATGGCGCGGGTGGCTTGGGCGGTCTTGACACGTGGTCAGCAGTTTAGGCCGAGTCTTGTCGCGGCTGGCTAA
- a CDS encoding ArdC family protein: MTGKETKPRADIYARITDRIVADLERGVRPWVKPWNAANTAGRITRPLRHNGMPYQGINVVLLWSEAVARGFTSPIWMTFKQSRELGGHIRKGESGTMVVYANKITKTETDEHGDEVERAVPFLRAYTVFCVDQIDDLPDHYYGRPEPTIAPAQRIAHVDAFFANTGATIRHGGDKAYFAPSLDLIQMPLFESFQDAESYAATLAHECVHWTAPAHRANRDLSRYAKDRSERAREELVAELGACFLSADLGIVPELEPRADHASYLASWLEVLSNDKRFILSAAAHAQRAVTYLHDLQPKPAEIDQAA, translated from the coding sequence ATGACAGGTAAGGAAACCAAACCCCGCGCCGACATCTATGCGCGGATCACCGATCGCATCGTCGCGGATCTTGAGCGCGGCGTGCGCCCATGGGTCAAGCCGTGGAATGCGGCCAACACGGCCGGACGCATCACGCGGCCGTTGCGCCACAACGGCATGCCCTATCAGGGCATCAACGTCGTGCTGCTTTGGTCGGAAGCAGTCGCGCGCGGTTTCACCTCGCCGATCTGGATGACGTTCAAGCAGTCGCGCGAACTCGGCGGTCACATCCGCAAAGGTGAGAGCGGAACGATGGTGGTCTACGCCAACAAGATCACCAAGACCGAGACGGACGAGCATGGCGACGAAGTCGAACGGGCCGTTCCGTTCCTGCGCGCCTACACGGTATTTTGCGTCGACCAGATCGACGACCTGCCGGATCACTATTACGGACGTCCCGAGCCGACCATCGCGCCGGCGCAGCGCATCGCGCATGTCGACGCTTTCTTCGCCAACACCGGCGCAACGATCCGGCATGGCGGCGACAAGGCGTACTTCGCACCGTCGCTCGATCTCATCCAGATGCCGCTGTTCGAAAGCTTCCAAGACGCGGAGAGCTATGCCGCCACGCTGGCGCATGAATGCGTGCATTGGACGGCGCCGGCGCATCGTGCCAATCGCGATCTCAGCCGCTACGCGAAGGATCGCAGCGAGCGTGCGCGCGAAGAGCTGGTTGCCGAGCTTGGCGCGTGTTTCCTCAGCGCCGACCTCGGCATCGTGCCCGAGCTCGAGCCGCGTGCGGATCACGCGAGCTACCTTGCGTCGTGGTTGGAAGTCTTGTCCAATGACAAGCGTTTCATCTTATCGGCCGCCGCGCACGCGCAACGCGCGGTGACCTACCTGCACGATCTTCAGCCCAAGCCGGCCGAGATCGACCAAGCGGCATGA